The genomic DNA GGTGCATCACGGAATGTTATTTGTTCCAATTAGGTATACATTTGGTGCTGGAATGTTTGAGATGGAAGAAGTGAAAGGTGGAAGCCCATATGGTTCAGGAACATATGTTGGTGATGGGACAAGATAACCAACTAAGCTTGAGTTGGAACAAGCATTCCACCAAGGGATGTATATTGCCACAATCACAAAGAAGCTCAAGGAAGCTGCATAATCTTGTTGTATTTAATCAACATACACATACAATTAAGAGATGTTTGAAATTTACAAGTTATTTTTCAGTCCTAGCTTATTATGTTcagctttttcattttatatgtgcttgtgagTAACAGATTTTTATATTTCAGAAATAATTAAACTCAATTACATGGTGTAATGTTTATTGATATTTGTTGAATAAAGCAAGTTTGTTTGTCTTATATATCTATTAGGGTTAAAAATACCTTGCTCCATTCTTCTATTTCTCCCTTTTGTGAATTTATTATGGAAATGCCAATATGAATCCTTATGTTTGGGCCAGGGGCTTAGATAACACCTTTGggtaaaataagaaaattggtaTTGCAATCATATATACCCTTCTACGAGCTATACACTGCCATTATTTCGCTTTCAGAGAACATTTAACCCCATAGTTGATTTTGGAATATAGTGTgattttattaatatcattaactTACAAAAATTACCAAATCATAACCTGAAAATCAGCAGCAGTAAAGGGGAAAGAACAATTGCATTCTTGGAAGTTGATCAAAGGTGACTTCCCAACATTTGGATAGCCATTAAATCCGGGAAATAGGCGAAGGTACAAAATAGTTAAATGAAAGAAGAGAAAGATGGGTTATTTGCAAAGTGGAAGGTAAAAAATGCAActaaataatactccctccgtcccaaattgtatgtcactttagaaaaaatatttatcccaaattgtatgtcgctttacaataccaatgaaaaattaatgttactttttctattatatccttaactatttattactctctcttctttcaattccttcatttatcttttccatatcatttattgaggacaattttgtaaaacaactcataatatctctttcccacacaatattaattacatttcttaatatatgtgaaatgtccaaaacgtcatacaatttgggacggagggagtagtttacTAGCttgctgtttcaaaaaaaataaaaataaatagtttactTGCATGGAATGCTAATATCTAATATTGGATAATCAGGGCCGTCCCTaagaattcggaggctcggctctgggaatgaaaagagaccagtgataaaatcaaaacgtattttttttaaaagagcaatgttctatttatattttttaaaagataaatataaggtgccgtatatatgcggtacacccaaaggtaaaaatgactaccgtatacatgaggaacccccacctaacaccaaaagcaagaggacctaattctaataggcctaaaagACTAAAACAAGGGGACACtgggggtattaaaaaaaattggagggcAGTATTACTAGTGggtattaaaagaaaatttgaggCCCATGACTGAGGGAGGCCCAACTctgttgagctgtttgcaccccctcagggCCAGGGCCTGTGGATAATGTTTTGAGAAAACTCTAATCAATCCCCCTTCGTTTCCCTGGTAGGAATATATCACAccgaaaaggaagaaaaatgaagatttcAAATGTTTTATATGGAAAAATAAGACAGCAGAAATTGATGTTTTTGAAAGACACACTTGTTTTGTACACCCTTTTGTACCACTACATATGTggcattttaattaaaaaaattctcactCTCTCTCCTCAAATCCTCATCTCTTCCGTTCTCACTTCTCTTTTTCTCACTAtgtacaaaacaaaaataactctcacaactttatctctccaaCTCTCTTTCTTTTCCGTCCATTCCTCGTCGCCGCCGCCAGACTCTCCCTCTCTCTACCCCTTTCTTCTCCGGCCATCCCTGGTGGTCATAACGGTGGTGATGGTTGTTCGATCGACGacagtggtggtggtggtaaaATTTGTGGGTGAGGAAGTTGACGATGGTAGTGAGATCTAAGGATAAGAACGGCGCAAACGGTGGTGGCAGGGAACAACGGTGGACGTACGGGTCGAAGGTGGACTTAGGTTATAAGATCTAACAGCGACGATGGTGCCGGTGAAGATTGAGAGTGATGACAGCAACAGTGGCGGTGAGATTTGAGGATGAAGACGGTTGACGACAATGGCTGGTGGTGGTTCCGATGAGGGAGAAAAAAGAGAGGTCTGAAGAAGGGATAATTTTAATTTGGACCGATGAAAGTTTGGGATAATTTAAACATAGTTTATTACTATAGTTGTACTTGTACCTCACACCTGTAATGTTTTTAAGAAAGTGTTCCTTCAATTTATGTGTTTTGTTTGTAGACCTCGATGGATCTGTTGATGATTGTTGTTTTAGTATGTGTGTATCGAAAGGTTTGTATAAAATACGTGAAATATGTTgtataaatattgattttagttttccatcaaaaaaataatattgattttagttaatAGGGTCCTCTTTGTGTGTTTAgttgcaacaaaaaaattggTGAGGGTCGCTAGCTTGTATTATGTAGTGAGAGAAATGGTGGTTGGTGTATAGGTTCCTGGTGGAAAAAACTGGaagagaaaagggaaaaaaatcaaGTGCAGGTGGTGTATCGTGCATAGATAAATCTTGTGGTGAAAAATTGTGGTCCAAGTTGGACCTATAGTTCCATGGGTGAAAACTAAATGGACTGACCCCCTGAAGAAGAAAGAATGTGTGAGAGTGGCTGagtttgtttgaaaaagttGTTTGGACTTTGGACAAAATTATCCCTTCTCTTTTGTTAATGGACAAAGTTGCCCCTGCCATATTGGGTGTACAATGATGGTATGCAACATGGGGTGGTCTATCTATCACCACTCTAACAAAATAGACAAATGATGCAATCCCGTCTCTTTATGCCCTTTTGCAATAGTAATACTAttttttctccaattttaaCTCAATCAACGTCTGTGTGACAGTCACTTTAATGAGTGACATGCCGCGTGTGtagttattatttaaaaaaaaaccacatatgtataaaaagaattaaataaattaaaaaagaaaagtaaaaagaaaaaggtaCGTGAGTTCAACAGCAATCTATatcattcatcttcttcatccatttcttgaaaaaaattgcaaaacgTTATTGTATCATTCATCCTCCtcaaactcaaatatttaaCCTCAAAAAAATTCACCAACACTAAAAAGcttcgaaaaatcaaaatccagAAATAGAAACAATGTAGGTAAAACAATATATAACAACccataaatcaattcaaatattaacccaaacaatccaacaacaacaaaccaaTATTCAATTAACCCATGAATCTGAGCCTTAACAACCTTATCGTCAACCCTATTGCTTCTTGTTGGAAATTCAACCCCAATGTGGATTTAGATTCAAAGGCTAAATTCATGTTTGGTGAATCTCAACAAAAGGTTAGATTTTCCAACACCAAAGTCACCAATCAATACAACCTTAAACAAGTAATCATAatcatcattcatcatcagTTGGATATGCTTGAGATTAAAAAAGATTGCTACACACCTCTTTTCTACACACACACCCTTTTTCTCTATAGAGAGAGAATCAATCAAGGATGAAAAAAACGATTTTGATGAGCTCGGTATGTTTACAATTCCAAAGGGTTGATGTGATTTGAATCTATTAATAATCATAGGGTGGTGATTGTGTTTTATGGACGAAGAGATTGGTTGAGATGTGTTGAGAAGATGGTTTGCGTGAGAGGGAGAATCAATCTTATGATGTTATAAACAtgttagtaaaattaaggaacATAATGTGACCCttgagtagattttttttttgggggttattatagtttttttgttggtggTTAAGTAGATGTTTACTCAatgcaaaattgcaatttttcacgattcaaaaatcaaaataaatcgagacATAATAGAAATAATACAAAACTTTGTAGATCTTATCTATGTGTTTTTATATAGGTGTCTGCAAAAAGCCAACTCAGAATTTGATATgtatattgagattttggttttttttttagttttttaatctaaaccctttaaaatcttgatagtcttttaaaattttaggatATAAATCCCTTGAAATCCAAATTACAAAccttgaaaatatttaaaatcttaaaaagtCATTAAAATCCCTTGAACACACGGATTTGAAAAAGGAATAATTTAGAGTAAAAAGATATAGTAGGTCATTTGAAATGGTCCACTACTAGACCCTTATTTTTGGGTAGTATTAGGGGCTCCCGTCCAAAACCACATATTACAGAAAAATAACATATGATTTCTACAAGATTAAAGCGACtacattcaaaataataaaacatgcactactttgaaaaggaaaatgtaGTAAtggactctttcaaaaaaagaagaaattgtagtaatggactaaaatgaaaataagataaCATTTCACTTTAAACAGTAAACAACAagtataaataagctatttatggTAAATCCAGAATGTAACATAACATTTCACTCTAAACAACAGGTAACATAACATTTCAATCTTTAGGTAATACAACTTTCACAAAACCTCCTTTTTAGATTACAAGCAACTGATGAGATGTAATGGGAATCAAGTAAAGGTCACCCTTTCTTGCCATAGTAACTCCAAACTCTTCTCCCAACTCTAATTCCTCGCTTTTCATTCCATTGGGAAGTTTCCAATCAAAATGATACAATAAAAGTGCAAGGACCTGCTCTACATTAGCCAAACCATAGTTCATGCCGGGACAAATTCTCCTACCAGCACCAAATGGAATGAACTCAAAATTAGTTCCTGAGAAATCAATAGAGCTATCAATAAACCTTTCAGGATAAAACTTATCTGGGTCATTCCAATATTTAGGATCCCTTCCAATGGCCCAAGCATTTACTAGGACTCTACTTTTGACAGGTATATGATAGCCATTAATCTCACAAGCTTCTCGACTTTCCCTTGGTAGAAGGAGAGGAACGGAAGGGTGTAATCTTAATGACTCTttgatgattgattttaaatatttgaactCACCAATCGTAGCTTCATCAACCATTCCTCTCCTATCAAATCCCTTTCTTACTTCAGCTTGTGCTTTCTTCAAAACTCTTGGATTCTTCATCATCTCAGCCATTGCCCAATTAACAGTAGTTGCTGCAGTCTCACTTCCAGCAGAGAACACATCCTGAAATATACAAGTTCACAGTTTTAATAAGCCCTCTGGTTCTCGGGGATAAGTGACCCTGATAATCCAGAGTTTGACCAGGTAAATAAAGTCCGTCCAAGAATTGTTCTATCCATGAATCGAAATCAGGTGCTGAACAATTTGTTCTTGGGGGAGTTTATTAACCGcaaccacaatttaaaatcacttaatatatataaaaattaaagagatATTTAATGTGAATACCAGAATTATAGCCTTGACATTATCAGTAGTTAATTCAAAATCCATGTCACTGCCACTTTCCACAAATTTTAAGAGACAATCAATCAGATCTTCCTCAGCTTCAGGCAaaccttcattttctcttcttGAAATTGTCTCTTTATGGTCAGTGATGATACGACCCAGTATCCTGTCTACTTGTTGGCTTAACTTCtcaagcttaggcttcaatCCAGATATATTTTGAATCCATTGAGCTGAAGGAAACAAGTCACCAATATAGAACCCTCCAGCAagttttataagttgttttacaacTGATATGAACTCTTCTTGTTCCAAATATTTCTTACCAAATGCAGCCTTTGAAGTGAATGTATACATCATCGAAAGAAGTTCTTCAGTGATATTGAACTCTGATCCTTCATTTGAAGCAATCTTCTTTAGGAGAGAATTGATCTCTTTTTGTCTTACTGACCAAAGAGATTTGACTCTTCTTGTGCTTAATAGCTCAATAGCACAAATCTTTCTAAGTTGTCTCCAATAATCACCATAAGGTGAAAAAGCTATATCCATTGAATTGTAAGATGCTATGTCTGTGGCAAGAAGATGAGGCCTTGATGCAAAGATAATATCATGTGTTTTTAAAACCTCCTTAGCAACTTCTGGTGAAGAAATAACAATGAAAAAGATCTCACCAAGTTGAAGATGCATCAAGGGTCCATATTTTTTGGCTAAATCTCTTAATCTTCTAGGTGGATTTGTTGCAACAAGATGGAGAATATTTCCTAAAATGGGTAGTTTCCATGGCCCTGGAGGTATATTTTTACTGAAGTCATATTTTTTGTAATGATTCCTAATTTTGAGTGCAATTATCATGAAcataaaaatagtgaaaaaactGAGAATTTGAAAAGCCATTGAGATGAAAACAAATGTGAGATGAACTAACACCggaaaaactaatatatatagttaatatttttgtatgtattctgtttttttttttcaatcaaaaaaacctttatttttttgttctaaattaaaaaattcaaaatcattaaaaaatttccgaaattaaaaaattagaaaaatattcagatttttttccaagattttttaaataaaaaaaaaattaagatctttgtttcaaaataaaaattcagaaaaaacataaaaaagtttccaaaattagaaaaatattcagatttaTTTCCAaatattaatttctaaaataaaaaattaaaaaaattccgaaatcaaaaaattagaaaaatgttcagatttttttccaaaatattcagattttttaaaatagaaaaaattaagatttttgttctaaaataaaaaattcagaaaaaaaaataaaaaaatatggaaaatattcagatttttttcttaaataaaaaatattcagaaAATATTTCCGAAATTcttaaaatcaaaaaaattcaatagaaTAGATGAGTTggatggaaaattttaaaatagaaaaaaatcattttaaaataaagaaattctgaaaaatgatttttacatttaatgttttaaaataattaagatttttGTTCCATGTCTTTTTGAccatattaattaaaaaaaaaaatttaacatgcaGAATAATTTTCAACTTGAATGTTTTTTCATCCTTTATTTATAGCTTTTTCTTAAAAGTCTTCTAAAAGtaatttctaaattatttatatcaaaattacttttatataattttttttgttatcactTATCACaaagttttatttcttttttaacaaaacataatattatatttagaCAAATTCTAATATGGACCACTTGCTCAATATGTTCCACCAtggataactttttttttaagatcttAACGGTTAGATTTGTTTGGTCTCCATGATATTGTGGTACAGCCTCTACACATGATTTTTGTTCTAAAATCATGAATAAATTaagaaacattaaaataaacaattaagatttttgttctaaaataaaaaatttcagaaaaaacaataaaaaaatatggaaaatattaagatttttttcttaaataaaaaaaattcagaaaatatttccaaaatttttaaaatcgaAAAAATTCAATAGAATAGATGAGTTggatggaaaattttaaaatagaaaaaaatcattttaaaataaaaaattctgaaaaatgatttttacatttaatgttttaaaataattaagatttttGTTCCATGTCTTTTTGAccatattaattaaaaaaattgttttaacatgTAGAATAATTTTCAACTTGAATGTTTTTTCATCCTTgatttatatgtttttcttaAAATTCTTCTAAAAGTAATTTCTAAATTGTTTATATCAAAATTactttcatatatatattttttttgttattagttATCACaaagttttatttcttttttaacaaaagataaaattatatttagataaattCTAATATAGACCACTTGATCAATATGTTTCACTAtggacaacttttttttttaagatcttAACGGTTAGATTTGTTTGGTCTCCATAATATTGTGGCACACCCTctacacatgattttttttttctatgtccAATTCTCACTCCTCCCTCTCAATTCATCTCTCTcatatttatttctctttctttattCACATATTCcctccccctctctctctctctcttccagATTTTTATGAACATAcattcatgatcttcatcaacTTGTTGATTATCTTCATGAGAAACAAACccagaaaattgaaaaaaaaaaatgaaattacataattaaaagaaaaacattacaATTAATTACATCAGTTTAATTGTAATACCGtgacaattaattttttaatacacAAAAAAGAAATCTAACATCAATTGGAGATAAACAAACCATATTGTCAATattcataaatttaattaactGCAGAATATAAACTATTCATAAAATCAATTCCTAAcaaaatcatttctttttctttagttGTTTGACTCTGGCATTAGGTTTGTTCTGGATTTGCGTTTCCTGGTGAGTGCAAACTCACCAAATTTATGACCCACTTTGCCCTCGGTGATCTTACAACAAATGAAGGTTTTCCCATTGTAAATCTTGACATGGGAATCAACAAATTCCGGCAAGATTATGGATCTCCTTGACCAAATGGATTTGTTCTTTAGAAGTTCTGGATTCTATTTCATCTTGTACAGGATTAATTCTAGTTTTCGATGATAATGTTGAATTCTTTTGTCTGGATTGTTGTTCAAAAATACATGCTCAAATTTAGTTTTTGCTGATAAAATAGTATAAAGTTATGGTTTTTTTATTCCAGGTTGTATGGGTTTTCAACCGGGTCGTAGCGACCCGCCTGAAGGAagaaattgaagtaaaataaaaaaaaaacttaaagaattaaatatagaaaaaattcagcacatcatatatacatcaaaatctCCAACCGTTGGGTAGACTATAATAGTGCATGGCTCATCCGAAGAAGGGATCGAATACTCCTTAAGAGTGTGTTCCTCAGCCAtgttatctattatttttattctaccCAAGAAGTCAAGtgtaggaaaagaaagaaagaagaagtgAAGAAGAGGGGGAGagaaaagagttctaatcacaaagaaatagttaatcaaattagtttactccccggcagcggcgccaaaaacttgatgagataaaaccgcaagtgcacggtcttaccaaagtagtatgaaaagagtatcgttccgatagggagtagttcaatttaattaacctttagagatgattagaagagaagagaattgtaagttgggggttttcaaacggttgaaaaattaatataataaaaggagccttgggatcgttggtttcatctaaataacaagtccttctcaaaccaaaactataagcttataatgttatgttagacctaatttctcaagacagtttctcttatgttcctctagcaaccaagcctatttcgctgacttgattactatcagattttggttcctctaacaaccaagcctatttcgctgacttgattgttattagttcccttgaaggtcgaaactatatgtctcaaagattgcaaagcctatttcgctgactttgcaatccttatctgaattcacttgttcgaatatcaaagctccactttcgttttatgaattgatatttggaataatgggtaaacaattatcaaaccctccactttcatttccacagtttgataatggttgatccatgttaagacggtgaattcagataataaattagggttacataagattaaggcttagagcttggtttgattaggattatgtcatttagacttatccaacaatcccaagacaaggagaagtctactcactcatgttcatcgtagacatgggggagaagagagaaagcataaaggtaaatgacaagaaaataaaggaaaagaaaagaactttaattagaaaagcaattgtcacttattgaattccaagtaaagatgaatatttgtgatggatggctactctatttatatcatttgttcgacttaaaatctaagctattacattcgggctaaaaatagagtagcttaaaatctaagcaaaagcagcaaaagtgactctggagggtggcacggccgtgccaagcttctgacatgggggagacatatttttgtctctcaatcttcatatttttacatccaatcggctccaagtccctttcttttgctccaagactcaatccatccaatattcattcctgaaataaaataaaatgcaatttaaagtaaactatcctaaaagggaaataatactaacataaaataaaataaaatctaaataaaactaaactaaaaagcatattaaaatagtcaataaatgactcatcaaactcccccacacttgaatctttgcttgtccttaAGCAAAAGGCgtagacatggcagcaacaaaaggattaatatatgacacattaaataaaagcttatgtctccctcgagatttcatttcaatgtacactaatcacaacttcaagcattccttgtaaacttattcaacccgacaacaaatctcaagtgagtgtgtgtgtgtagtccaacccttttcttgctcctgtataagatagatattatgaggaataggttctaaccttaacactaaaatgaccgagaaaaatcttttcttcatttcatataagagaagtgggagagttaagatagacttgatgaatttatacatttgggggcttgtagatgcctaggggctatcatttcacattggaagtccgtgagggggtatcctttcctccaagtttctatgatcaccctaagtagtgctacaacttgtttacttcacttaggaagttcctctttttagagggtttaattcaagcacaatttgtttgagaagtcatcacc from Medicago truncatula cultivar Jemalong A17 chromosome 8, MtrunA17r5.0-ANR, whole genome shotgun sequence includes the following:
- the LOC25502641 gene encoding cytochrome P450 71D11, which produces MFMIIALKIRNHYKKYDFSKNIPPGPWKLPILGNILHLVATNPPRRLRDLAKKYGPLMHLQLGEIFFIVISSPEVAKEVLKTHDIIFASRPHLLATDIASYNSMDIAFSPYGDYWRQLRKICAIELLSTRRVKSLWSVRQKEINSLLKKIASNEGSEFNITEELLSMMYTFTSKAAFGKKYLEQEEFISVVKQLIKLAGGFYIGDLFPSAQWIQNISGLKPKLEKLSQQVDRILGRIITDHKETISRRENEGLPEAEEDLIDCLLKFVESGSDMDFELTTDNVKAIILDVFSAGSETAATTVNWAMAEMMKNPRVLKKAQAEVRKGFDRRGMVDEATIGEFKYLKSIIKESLRLHPSVPLLLPRESREACEINGYHIPVKSRVLVNAWAIGRDPKYWNDPDKFYPERFIDSSIDFSGTNFEFIPFGAGRRICPGMNYGLANVEQVLALLLYHFDWKLPNGMKSEELELGEEFGVTMARKGDLYLIPITSHQLLVI